In the Stakelama saccharophila genome, GTCAGCGCGACCGGCGCGTCCTCCCTTAGTGTCAGGAACCGGCGTATGCGCGCGACGAACTCCGCCACCTCCCCGTCGGAAAAGGCGTTTTCCAGGCTCATCATCGGCTGGGCGTGCGGCACCTTCGACAGATGGCCGGCCGGCGCCGCGCCGACCTGCAGTGAAGGCGAATCGGTGCGCCTCAGGTACGGAAACGCCGCTTCGATAGCGGCATTCTCACGTACAAGCGCGTCATAGTCCGCATCGGAAATTTCCGGGGCATCCTCGCTATGATAGAGCCGATTGTGCCGGCCGATCTCGCCCGCCAGCGTCTCCAGCCGCGCGGCGGCGTCTTTCTCGGTCTTTGGCGGGTCGGTGCGTTCAGCCATGGATGAAAGCGCTATGCGTGGTCGCGGCGCCGATCAAGCGTCCCGACCGCTTTAACAACCCATATACTTTAAGAGATAAAGCTATCCGCCAAGCAAAGGAGGACGTGCTCTGCGCGCTGGCGCTGGCCGTGTTTATCACCGGCATGGTGCGCGCGAACATGTCCGCAGGTTCGGACTTCTACCTGATGTTCTCGATGCTGCCGCCGGTGATGTTCGGTGTCTATACGCTGGCGCTCAGAACCGCCTCGGTCGCCTCGGCGCAGCCCGCGCTCGGCGTCTATGTCTGGCTCTCGCTCGCCTTCGCCGTCATCACCGTGCCGCTGGCCTGGACCCTGTGGCAGCTGCCGGTCACCGCGCTCGGCGTGCTGATCGTCTCCGTCCTGCCCGGCATCGCGCTCATGCGGATAGAGGGCGGGGCGCATGGCTGAGGACGCGCCGCTCGATTACCGCGCCATCGACGACGTTATTCACGGCCGGGTGCGGCTGGCGGTAATGGCCTATCTGTCGGGCGCGGATACGGCGGATTTCTCGCAGTTGCGCGACAAGACCGGCGTGACGGACGGCAACCTCTCGGTCAACCTGCGCAAGCTGGAGGAGGCCGGCTATATCCGCATCGACAAGGCCTTCGTGAAGCGCCGCCCGCAGACCCGGTGCAGCCTGACCGATGCCGGCCGCAAGGCGTGGCTGGCCTATCTCGAACGGATGCAGGCAATGCTGTTCGGTGAGGGCGGCGACCCCGCGGACTGATGCGTCAGCCGGTCTTGCGCAGGATGCGGCTGGGCGGCTGCTGAAGGCGGTCGAGGTCGATCGGTTCGGCGAACTGCAGCCCGGCCTTTCCGTTCCTGGCCCAGCGGATGGTGGCCGAAATCATCTGCCGGTCCATCATCTCGATCCGGACCTCGTGCCCGACGAACTGATCGGACAATGCGATCCCTTCGATCATGGCGCCGGTGGACGACAGATTCTGGATCCGCACCTCGCCGCGCTCGCCGGCGACCTCCAGCACCGCGCGGCGCAGCATCTTGATGCGCGGGCTGCGGCTGACCTTGAAACCGCTTGCAGATGCGGCGCCGCCCTGGGCTTCCAGTTGCGCCAGCGCTTCGGCCGCCGGCATCGGCTTGCCATAGACATAGCCCTGGACATGGCTGCAGCCGAGTTCGCGGATCAGCTCGATCTCGTCCTGCACCTCCAGCCCCTCGGCCGTGGTCTCCATGCCCAGCGTCTCCGCCAGCATGACGATCGCCTTGATAATCGCGGCGTTGCGGTTGCCGGGAACGGCCGCCCCGCGCACGAAGCTCTGGTCGATCTTGATCTTGTCGAACGGCGCGTTCTTCAGATAGCCGAGCGAGGAATAGCCGGTGCCGAAATCGTCGAGCGCCAGGCGCACGCCGATCGCCTTCAGCTTGCGGAACATCTGTTCGGACGAGCTGCTCTCGTTCAGGAACACGCCTTCGGTGATCTCCAGCTCCAGCCGTCCGGCGGCGATTCCGGCGCCCGCCAGCGCGCTGGTGACGATGGTCGGCAGCGCCGGATTGGCGAACTGGATCGGCGACACGTTGACCGCGACGCGCACATCGCCCGGCCAGTGCGCGACATCGTGACAGGCGGTGCGCAACACCCATTCGCCGATCGATTCGATCAGGCCGCAATCCTCGGCGATGGGAATGAATTCGGCCGGCGAAATGGCGCCGCGTTCGGGATGGGTCCAGCGCACCAGCGCCTCGAACCCGACGATCCGCGTCGTCTTGGTGCTCACCACCGGCTGATAAGCGACGTGAAGCTGGTTCTGCGCCAGCGCGGTGCGCAGGTCGTCTTCGAGCTGCTTGCGGCTCTGTGCGCCGATCAGCATGTCCTGGTGATAGAAACGGTGCAGGCCGCGCCCGTCGGCCTTCGCCGCATACAGCGCGAGGTCGCCGTTGCGGACCAGCGTTTCCGAATCCTCGCCGTCGCCCGGTGCGATCGCGATGCCGATCGAACAGCCGATCGAGATGGACGAGCCGTTGAGGAAATAGGGTTGCGACAGCGCCGCGATGATCCGCTCGGCAAGTTCCGAAAGACGGTCGCGCCCGCCTTCGTTCGGCAGGATCACCTGGAACTCGTCGCCGCCCATGCGTCCCACCAGCCCGGCGCCGCCGACCGCGCGGGACAGGCGCTGCCCGACCTGCTTGAGCAGCGCGTCGCCGGTCTGGTGGCCCAGCGTGTCGTTCACCGCCTTGAACCGGTCGAGGTCGAGCAGCATCAGCGCGGTCGCGCGGTAGCCGCTCGTTTCCGCCAGCGTCTGGTCGAGCGAAATCCGCATCCGCTGGCGATTGGCGAGATCGGTCAGGCTGTCGAACAGGGCGAGCCGGTTGATCTCGGCTTCCGACCGGCGCTTTTCGGTAAGATCGCTGCCATTGCCGATGAAGCCGCGGAAATTGCCGACCTCGTCGAAGATCGGCCGGCCCGAGATCGACCACCAGCGTTCCTGCCCCGCAACGCCGCGCGACCGGACCGAATAGTCGGAAAAGGATACGCGCGACGTCAGGTGAAAGCTCAGCGTCCGTTCCGTGTCCGAAGAGGCGCCGTCGACCACGAAGACCTCGCCCAGCGGCTGGCCCATGACGGCCCCGTCGCCGGCGTCGATCTGCTCGACCACTTTCGCCGACAGATAGGTGAGCCGTCCGTGGCGATCGGTTTCCCAGAACCAGCCGGCCGAACTCGTCTCGAATTCCTCGACCAGGCGCATGGCGCGCTGCGGCCAGTCGGTGCCGTCGCCGTCGCTCGCGCGCGCGGATCGGCCGAACAGGCCGCTGCGAAGATTCCGGGACATTTCGAACACGCGCCCCGTCTATACGGCCGTGGTTTACACCCGCCTTCGAACCATGGTTGCCGATTTCTTTCCGCGGCACCGGCCGGGCGCAGAAATCGGGTTCGGGGACTGCCGCGCCGTGTCATGCGGAACGATCATCGTTGCTGCGCGCTGTCGATCAACGATTTCCCGGAACGGCGGAGAGAAGGCATGTCGCGATGTCGCGATGGACACGGTCCCGTAAGCAACGGCGGGTCGCGCGGCGATCCGCCGGCGGGCAGGCGGCTGCGCGACAGGGCACAGCCCGACCTTGTCGGGCACGGCGCATGATCCGCCGGCTGCTGCGGGGCGCCGGAAAGGTCGCGTTGTGGATCGCGATCATTCTGTGCCTGGGGGCGACCGTCGTCCCGCATTTCCTCGACCGCCGCTATTATCGCGGCCCCGTGAGCGATCATTTCGATGGCGAGCGGTTCTTCAATCCCGACGGCGAGGGCGAACCGACGCCGACGGGCAGGGGAAATCGCTCCAGCTTTCCGGTCCGCTATCTGCTGGACCGCGACGACCGGCCCGATTGGCCGGCGCATGTCCCGGTTTCGCCGGCCACGCCGCCGCAGCGTGTGACGGGGGACCGAATGCTGGCGACCTGGGTCGGCCATGCGACCGTGCTGATCCAGACCCGGGGACTGAACATCCTGACCGATCCCATGTGGAGCGACACGGCCGGCCCGCTCGGCATCGGCCCGTCGCGGGTGGCGGCGCCCGGCATCCGGTTCGCGGATCTGCCGCCCATCGATCTCGTGCTGGTCAGCCACAATCATTACGATCATCTCGACCTCGCGACCCTGCGGCGGCTGTGGCGGCGCGACCGGCCGCGCATCGTCACCTCGCTCGGCAATGACAGCGTGATCCGCCAGGCGGGGGTGCCGTCCACGGCGCTGGACTGGGGCGGGCGGCTGAGAATCGCGCCCGGCGTCGAGCTTGTCGTGACCCGCAACCATCATTGGGGAAGCCGCTGGTTCGCCGATCGCAACCGCGCCTTGTGGTCCGGCTTCGTCGTGCGGCTTCCCGGCGGCAACCTGCTTTTCGCCGGCGACACCGGGTTCGGCGACGGCCGCTGGGCCGACGCGGCGGCATCCTATGGCCCGATCCGACTCGCGCTCATCCCCATCGGCGCCTTCCGATTTGTGCCCGGCCAGATGGCGTCGTCCAGCCATGTCGGGCCGGCGGGCGCGGTGGCGATCTTCGAGCGCATGCACGCGGCGCGCGCGATCGGCATCCATTGGGGGACGTTCCGCCTGTCGCGCGAAGCCTATGACACGCCGCCGCGCCTGCTGGAGCTGGCGGCGCGCTGCGCCGGCCTGGGCGACGCCTTCAGCACTGTCGCGATCGGCAGGACGGTGGAGATTCCCGGCCGTGCGGAACCGGCGGCGCACCGGATCGTCCCGCGAAAGCGCATCCTCGATTGCCTCGATACG is a window encoding:
- a CDS encoding winged helix-turn-helix domain-containing protein; translation: MAEDAPLDYRAIDDVIHGRVRLAVMAYLSGADTADFSQLRDKTGVTDGNLSVNLRKLEEAGYIRIDKAFVKRRPQTRCSLTDAGRKAWLAYLERMQAMLFGEGGDPAD
- a CDS encoding EAL domain-containing protein codes for the protein MSRNLRSGLFGRSARASDGDGTDWPQRAMRLVEEFETSSAGWFWETDRHGRLTYLSAKVVEQIDAGDGAVMGQPLGEVFVVDGASSDTERTLSFHLTSRVSFSDYSVRSRGVAGQERWWSISGRPIFDEVGNFRGFIGNGSDLTEKRRSEAEINRLALFDSLTDLANRQRMRISLDQTLAETSGYRATALMLLDLDRFKAVNDTLGHQTGDALLKQVGQRLSRAVGGAGLVGRMGGDEFQVILPNEGGRDRLSELAERIIAALSQPYFLNGSSISIGCSIGIAIAPGDGEDSETLVRNGDLALYAAKADGRGLHRFYHQDMLIGAQSRKQLEDDLRTALAQNQLHVAYQPVVSTKTTRIVGFEALVRWTHPERGAISPAEFIPIAEDCGLIESIGEWVLRTACHDVAHWPGDVRVAVNVSPIQFANPALPTIVTSALAGAGIAAGRLELEITEGVFLNESSSSEQMFRKLKAIGVRLALDDFGTGYSSLGYLKNAPFDKIKIDQSFVRGAAVPGNRNAAIIKAIVMLAETLGMETTAEGLEVQDEIELIRELGCSHVQGYVYGKPMPAAEALAQLEAQGGAASASGFKVSRSPRIKMLRRAVLEVAGERGEVRIQNLSSTGAMIEGIALSDQFVGHEVRIEMMDRQMISATIRWARNGKAGLQFAEPIDLDRLQQPPSRILRKTG
- a CDS encoding MBL fold metallo-hydrolase; the protein is MIRRLLRGAGKVALWIAIILCLGATVVPHFLDRRYYRGPVSDHFDGERFFNPDGEGEPTPTGRGNRSSFPVRYLLDRDDRPDWPAHVPVSPATPPQRVTGDRMLATWVGHATVLIQTRGLNILTDPMWSDTAGPLGIGPSRVAAPGIRFADLPPIDLVLVSHNHYDHLDLATLRRLWRRDRPRIVTSLGNDSVIRQAGVPSTALDWGGRLRIAPGVELVVTRNHHWGSRWFADRNRALWSGFVVRLPGGNLLFAGDTGFGDGRWADAAASYGPIRLALIPIGAFRFVPGQMASSSHVGPAGAVAIFERMHAARAIGIHWGTFRLSREAYDTPPRLLELAARCAGLGDAFSTVAIGRTVEIPGRAEPAAHRIVPRKRILDCLDTPAARALP